The nucleotide window CGCCGCCGCCGCCCGGGACCCCGATGCCGTCGGCGGATCCCACGCGCGGCATCATCACCAATAGCACCCCCTGGGAGGTGCACGTGTTCATCGACGCGCCCCCCGGCACCCCCGGCCCACTGGTCCTCCGGCCCGGTAACAGCGCGCCGGTGAACCTCGACATCGGCCAGCACCGGGTCGTCGCCCAGGCGTTCGTCGACACCCAGTTCGGACGGCGGCTGGTGGGCACCTTCGATCAGATCCTGGCCGTCGACCCGCGGGCCCCGGGGTGGACGATTCGCTTCTTCGAAGCCAACTTCTAGCGCCGCACACGGTAGAAGGCCCCTAGTTATTCCGGGGGTCTCGGAAGACCCCCCGGTTGCCCCCCCTCGGTTGCGGCGGCACAGCCGCCGCTCGGAGCGCCGCTCGACGCATCGCCCGCTCGGTGCGAGCTGCCGGGTTACTCACACCCCGCCCGTTCAGGCGCCGGGGCGGGTGCGTCGTGTCGTCCCGCGGACGCGTCCTGGCCGCGGCTTTGCTGGGAGTCCCCCGGAGGAGACCGACCGATGCGCGATACCTTCGAGCTGGTCCGGCTCTTCGGGGTTCCGATCCGCTTCCACTGGAGCTGGTTCGCGGTCATCGCCCTGATCACCTGGACGCTGGCCGCGGGGTATTTTCCCGCCCAGCTCCCGGAGGCGTCGGCGGCGCTCAGCTGGCTTTCCGGTCTGATGGCCGCGCTCCTCTTGTTCGGCTCGGTGCTGCTCCACGAGCTCTCGCACGCCGTGGTGGCGCGACGGGTGGGTCTGCCCGTCTCGGGCATCACCCTGCACGTCTTCGGCGGCGTCGCCCAGCTCGAGCGCGAGCCGGACTCGCCGCGCTCGGAGTTCCTCATGGCGGTGGTCGGGCCGCTGACGAGCTACGCGGTCGGCGCCGCCTGCTGGATGGCCCTGCGGATCGCGGCGTGGCCACCGGCCGGGGGAGCCATCCTGGCCTACCTCGGCGCGGTCAACGTGCTGGTCGGGACCTTCAATCTGGTCCCCGGCTTTCCGCTGGACGGCGGCCGGCTGCTTCGCTCCGCGCTGTGGGCGTGGCGCGGCGACCTCGGCTGGGCCACTCGCATCGCCGGCCAAGCCGGCTCCGGCTTCGCCTTCGTCCTGATGGCGTGGGGCGGCCTCCAGCTCGCCACCGGCGAGGTGATCGGGGGCGCCTGGCTGATCCTCATCGGCTTGTTCCTGCACCAGGCGGCGAGCGCGAGCTACGCGCAACTCGTGGCGCGTCGATCGCTCGAGCGGGTGCCCGTCCACGACGTGATGGCGCGGAGGGTCGTGACGGTCCCGGCCGGCGCGATGCTCGATCAACTCGTCGATACGTACTTCTGGTCGCACCATGTGACGAGCTTCCCCGTCACCGAATCCGCCCGCGATGGGGACGGCGTGCTCGGGATCGTCACGATCAATCACGTCAAGGCGGTGCCGCAGGAGGAGTGGCCGTCGACGGCGGTGCGCGACGTGATGATCGGTCTCAGCCATGAGCTCTCGATCGCGCCATCGGCTTCTTGCTGGGAGGCGCTCGGCAAGCTCACCCGGAACGGGGTCGGCCGACTCGTCGTGCTCCACGCGAACCGGCTCGTCGGCTACCTGAGCGTGCGCGACGTGCTCCACGTCCTGACGCTGCAGGTCGCCCGCGGGGACACGGTGGTCCCTCTCGGCCGGGGTGGGGCCCGCCGGGTGCTGGATCGCGCGGCCTGACGGCGTGAAGAATCCGAGCGGGCCTTCCGTCTGAGGCAACTGGAGGTCCCGCCGGATTTCCAAACATCTGACGAGCACGAGAGGAGGGCGACCCATGAAGCGGGTCATCATTTGGTCGGGGCGAGTCAGCCTGGCGCTGCTCGCCGCATTCGTACTCCTGCCTCCGGGCGCCCTGGCGGCGCCCGCGTCGGCTCCGGCTGCGGCACGCCAGGACGTCATGGGCGCGCTGCCGGAGTCGTACCCGTGGATCCACCTCGCCGAGGCGCTCACGCCCGCCGTCGTAAACGTCCGCACCACGGGCGAAGCCGCCCGCGGAACGGAGACGGAGGAGACGATCCCCGAGCCCTTCCGGCGCTTCTTCCCGTCCGAGCCTCGGGAGCGCTCGCCGGAGCGTGCACCGCGGCAAATCCGCGGCCTCGGC belongs to Candidatus Methylomirabilota bacterium and includes:
- a CDS encoding site-2 protease family protein, translated to MRDTFELVRLFGVPIRFHWSWFAVIALITWTLAAGYFPAQLPEASAALSWLSGLMAALLLFGSVLLHELSHAVVARRVGLPVSGITLHVFGGVAQLEREPDSPRSEFLMAVVGPLTSYAVGAACWMALRIAAWPPAGGAILAYLGAVNVLVGTFNLVPGFPLDGGRLLRSALWAWRGDLGWATRIAGQAGSGFAFVLMAWGGLQLATGEVIGGAWLILIGLFLHQAASASYAQLVARRSLERVPVHDVMARRVVTVPAGAMLDQLVDTYFWSHHVTSFPVTESARDGDGVLGIVTINHVKAVPQEEWPSTAVRDVMIGLSHELSIAPSASCWEALGKLTRNGVGRLVVLHANRLVGYLSVRDVLHVLTLQVARGDTVVPLGRGGARRVLDRAA